A single region of the Streptococcus macedonicus ACA-DC 198 genome encodes:
- a CDS encoding Agglutinin receptor — MTKQCHHHFLVNQEKAEKHVFRKSKKYRTLCSVALGTMVTAVVAWGGQVAQADEVVTPSLDKTVQLTDNPATNLPEAQPTPVVEQTDSLALTGQSDGAITVTVPHDVVTQAVNQATAEGVTAIQDKPMDLGNTTSASDTSKQLDKAEADAAKQAEAITQVTNTYKADKATYEQDKTRVEQGNATLAASHKDATQAGKALNHSVDSTVSKTKDQDQSANVTVTTQTVTSGDGSTVSGYQDYTSAVAAIDKLNKDNLAEYESKKKAADAIVVKNLQIQKENEAGLAKAKADNEAIDKRNQVGQKAVDDENKAGQAAVDAYNKDQQKLMTDREAEIAAITKSNKEKEEAAKTENDAIDAYNTKEMERYKRDLAEISKGEEGYISQALAQALNLNNGEPQARHSADTRNPNRIVAKGDAMLGGYSKILDSTGFFVYDTFKTGETLSFTYQNLQNASFDGKKITKVTYDITNLVSPTGTNTVQLVVPNDPTEGFIAYRNDGTGNWRTDKMEFRVKAKYFLEDGSQVSFTKEKPGVFTHSSLNHNDIGLEYVKDTSGKFVPINGSTIQVTNEGLARSLGSNRASDLKLPEEWDTSYSKYAYKGAIVSTVTSGNTYTVTFGQGDMPQNVGLSYWFALNTLPVARTVKPYSPKPHVTPKLEPIPEPFKVVPKTFTPKTFTPEPPVSFKEKPLEKVTQPSQTLTKVTLPKDPTPEPLPTAPQVPTVHYHDYRLTTTPEIVKEVINTDQVNLHDKTVAKDSTVIYPLTVDAFSPNRAKTTSLTFEDYLPAGYAFDKEKTQAENGNYTLSFDAAKNFVTLTAKEALLQEVNQDLTKSYQLVAPKLYGSLQNDGATYSNSYQLIINKGTPNAYTVTSNVVTVRTPGDGTTTSRIEPQKRNENEDGVVINDTVVALGTTNHYRLTWDLDQYKGDRSSKETIARGFFFVDDYPEEVLNLVDQGTGITTPEGKAVSGITVKAYASLSEAPKDLQVKLAHAKISPKGAFQVFMPNDNQDFYDQYVKTGTSLNLLTKMTVKDSLYGQTKTYRNKAYQVDFGNGYETDEVINTLVSPAPKKQNLNKDKVDINGKPMVVGSQNHYTLSWDLDQYRGIKADKAQIAQGFYFVDDYPEEALLPDEASIQLVTTDGKAVSGVTVKTYTSLSEAPKNLQAALSKRKIVPKGAFQVFMAEDPQAFYDSYVTQGQNITIVTPMTVRESMLNSGKSYDNVAYQVDFGQAYETNTVTNHVPKVTPHKTNTNKEGVSIDGKTVIPNTVNYYKIVLDYSQYKDLVVTEDILAKGFYMVDDYPEEALSVNADGVQVMDKAGTLVKGISVKSYASLSEAPKVVQDAMAKRQFTPKGAIQVLSADDPKAFYEAYVKTGQTLVVTLPMTIKNELTKTGGKYENTAYQIDFGLAYVTETVVNNVPKLDPQKDVVIDLSQKENSLDGKEVALNQVFNYRLVGALIPGNRATPLIEYRFDDDYDESHDDYNGVYKAYTLVDVTLKDGTVLPKGTEVTKYTLQHVDTSKGTVTISFDKEFLEKLAEESEFQADVYVQMKRIAAGEVENTVLHTVNGYTISSNTVKTTTPEPEPPTPTQTTPPQPPIPTQEPPVPASVLPNTGESQSLLALVGGGLLIGLAHGLSKRKMEDK; from the coding sequence ATGACCAAACAATGTCATCATCACTTTTTAGTCAATCAGGAAAAAGCAGAAAAACACGTCTTCCGTAAAAGCAAGAAGTACCGTACGCTCTGTTCGGTAGCACTTGGAACTATGGTGACAGCTGTTGTCGCTTGGGGTGGCCAAGTAGCACAAGCTGACGAAGTGGTAACCCCCTCGCTGGATAAAACCGTTCAGTTGACAGATAATCCTGCGACCAACTTACCAGAAGCTCAGCCAACTCCAGTTGTTGAACAGACGGATAGTCTTGCGTTAACTGGTCAATCAGATGGGGCTATCACGGTTACGGTTCCTCATGATGTTGTGACACAGGCTGTCAATCAAGCAACCGCTGAAGGGGTTACGGCCATTCAGGATAAACCTATGGATTTAGGGAACACAACCTCTGCGAGTGATACCAGTAAGCAATTAGATAAAGCGGAAGCGGATGCTGCTAAGCAGGCTGAAGCCATCACTCAGGTGACCAATACCTATAAAGCTGACAAAGCGACTTATGAACAAGATAAAACACGTGTTGAACAAGGGAACGCTACATTGGCTGCTAGTCATAAAGACGCCACTCAAGCAGGAAAAGCCTTGAATCATTCAGTGGATAGCACAGTTTCAAAAACCAAAGACCAAGATCAGTCGGCTAATGTGACCGTTACAACTCAAACCGTAACATCAGGAGATGGTTCAACGGTTTCAGGCTATCAGGATTATACCTCTGCGGTAGCTGCTATTGATAAGCTAAATAAGGACAATCTAGCTGAGTATGAATCGAAGAAAAAAGCCGCAGACGCCATTGTCGTAAAAAATCTTCAGATTCAAAAGGAAAATGAAGCAGGTCTTGCTAAAGCAAAAGCTGATAATGAAGCAATTGACAAACGCAATCAAGTTGGACAAAAAGCAGTGGATGATGAAAATAAAGCCGGACAAGCTGCTGTTGATGCCTATAATAAAGACCAACAAAAATTGATGACAGACCGTGAAGCTGAGATTGCTGCTATCACGAAAAGTAATAAGGAAAAAGAAGAAGCTGCCAAGACAGAAAATGACGCCATTGATGCCTATAACACCAAGGAAATGGAGCGCTATAAACGTGATTTAGCTGAGATTTCAAAAGGAGAGGAAGGCTATATCTCTCAAGCTCTTGCTCAGGCACTCAACTTGAATAATGGAGAACCACAAGCACGCCATTCAGCTGATACAAGAAACCCAAATCGTATCGTTGCTAAGGGTGACGCTATGCTTGGTGGGTATTCTAAAATCCTAGATTCTACTGGTTTCTTCGTCTATGACACCTTTAAAACAGGAGAAACCCTTTCCTTTACCTATCAAAACCTTCAAAATGCCAGCTTTGATGGTAAGAAGATTACCAAGGTAACCTATGACATCACCAATCTTGTCTCACCAACTGGAACCAATACCGTGCAGTTGGTTGTACCAAATGACCCAACAGAAGGTTTTATCGCCTACCGTAATGATGGAACAGGTAATTGGCGAACAGACAAGATGGAGTTTCGTGTCAAAGCCAAGTATTTCTTAGAAGATGGCTCACAAGTGAGCTTCACCAAGGAAAAACCAGGCGTCTTTACCCATTCCTCACTCAATCATAATGACATTGGACTAGAATATGTCAAAGACACATCAGGCAAGTTCGTTCCTATCAATGGCTCAACCATTCAAGTGACTAACGAAGGTCTAGCTCGTTCACTTGGGTCAAACCGTGCCAGTGATTTGAAGCTTCCTGAAGAATGGGATACGTCATATAGTAAGTATGCCTATAAGGGAGCGATTGTCTCAACGGTTACATCAGGCAACACCTATACAGTGACATTTGGTCAAGGGGATATGCCCCAAAATGTTGGTCTCTCTTATTGGTTTGCCTTAAATACCCTTCCAGTTGCACGGACGGTCAAACCTTATAGTCCAAAACCTCATGTGACACCAAAGTTAGAGCCAATTCCAGAACCGTTTAAGGTTGTGCCAAAAACCTTTACCCCAAAGACTTTTACCCCAGAGCCACCTGTGAGCTTTAAGGAAAAACCATTAGAGAAAGTTACTCAGCCTAGCCAAACACTTACCAAGGTGACCTTGCCTAAAGACCCTACGCCAGAACCGTTACCAACAGCACCACAAGTGCCAACGGTTCATTATCACGACTATCGTCTGACAACGACTCCTGAAATTGTTAAGGAAGTTATCAATACTGACCAAGTGAACCTTCATGACAAAACGGTCGCAAAAGATTCAACGGTCATTTACCCTTTAACCGTAGACGCTTTTTCTCCAAATCGAGCCAAAACCACTAGCCTCACCTTTGAAGATTACCTTCCAGCAGGCTATGCTTTTGACAAGGAAAAAACGCAGGCAGAAAACGGAAATTATACCCTCAGCTTTGATGCTGCTAAGAACTTTGTGACCTTGACCGCAAAGGAAGCCTTGCTTCAAGAGGTCAACCAAGACCTCACCAAGTCTTACCAACTGGTGGCACCGAAACTTTATGGTAGCCTTCAAAATGATGGGGCAACCTATTCCAACAGTTATCAGCTCATCATCAATAAGGGAACCCCAAATGCCTATACAGTGACTTCTAATGTCGTGACAGTGCGTACGCCTGGTGATGGAACGACCACTAGCCGTATTGAGCCTCAAAAACGCAATGAAAATGAAGACGGTGTGGTTATTAACGATACGGTAGTGGCTTTAGGAACAACTAATCATTACCGTTTGACCTGGGATTTAGATCAATATAAAGGTGATAGGTCTTCTAAAGAGACGATTGCTCGTGGTTTCTTCTTTGTAGATGATTACCCAGAGGAAGTGTTGAATTTAGTAGATCAGGGAACAGGTATCACCACTCCTGAAGGCAAAGCCGTATCAGGGATTACTGTTAAGGCTTATGCGTCGCTGTCAGAAGCTCCTAAAGACCTTCAAGTTAAACTCGCTCATGCTAAGATTTCTCCAAAAGGGGCTTTCCAAGTCTTTATGCCTAATGACAATCAAGACTTTTATGACCAGTATGTCAAAACAGGAACTTCTTTAAACCTTCTCACCAAAATGACGGTCAAAGATAGTCTTTATGGTCAGACGAAGACTTATCGAAACAAGGCTTACCAAGTGGATTTTGGCAATGGCTATGAAACCGATGAGGTGATCAATACCCTTGTTAGCCCAGCACCTAAGAAACAAAACCTGAATAAGGATAAGGTGGACATCAATGGAAAACCGATGGTAGTCGGTTCACAAAACCACTATACCTTGTCATGGGACTTGGACCAATACCGTGGCATTAAAGCTGATAAGGCTCAGATTGCACAAGGGTTTTACTTTGTGGATGACTATCCTGAAGAAGCTCTATTACCAGATGAAGCAAGTATTCAACTTGTGACAACTGACGGCAAAGCAGTGTCAGGTGTGACGGTAAAAACCTACACGAGTTTATCTGAAGCTCCTAAAAACCTACAAGCAGCTCTTTCAAAACGCAAGATTGTGCCTAAAGGAGCCTTCCAAGTCTTTATGGCAGAAGATCCGCAAGCCTTTTACGATTCTTATGTAACGCAAGGTCAAAATATCACCATCGTCACCCCTATGACTGTCCGTGAGTCTATGCTTAATTCAGGAAAGTCTTATGACAATGTAGCTTATCAGGTAGACTTTGGACAAGCCTATGAAACCAATACGGTAACGAATCACGTGCCAAAAGTAACACCACATAAAACTAATACCAATAAAGAAGGTGTGTCTATTGATGGCAAGACGGTTATTCCAAATACCGTTAATTACTACAAAATTGTTCTGGATTACAGTCAGTACAAGGACTTGGTGGTAACGGAGGATATTCTTGCCAAAGGTTTTTACATGGTGGATGATTATCCTGAAGAAGCGCTTAGCGTCAATGCAGATGGTGTCCAAGTGATGGATAAGGCAGGAACTCTTGTCAAAGGGATTTCGGTGAAATCCTATGCCTCATTGTCAGAAGCGCCTAAAGTAGTTCAAGACGCTATGGCCAAACGCCAGTTCACACCCAAAGGAGCCATTCAAGTTTTAAGCGCTGATGATCCAAAAGCGTTCTATGAGGCTTATGTTAAAACTGGTCAAACCTTAGTGGTGACCCTTCCAATGACTATTAAGAATGAGCTGACAAAGACTGGTGGGAAGTATGAAAACACCGCATATCAGATTGACTTTGGTTTGGCTTATGTGACAGAGACTGTGGTTAATAATGTGCCAAAACTGGACCCACAAAAAGATGTGGTGATTGATTTGTCACAAAAGGAGAACAGTCTTGATGGAAAAGAAGTTGCCTTGAATCAGGTCTTTAACTACCGCTTGGTGGGAGCACTCATTCCAGGTAATCGTGCGACACCACTCATCGAATACCGCTTTGACGATGATTACGATGAAAGCCATGACGACTATAATGGTGTTTACAAGGCTTATACCTTAGTAGATGTGACTCTAAAAGATGGAACGGTTTTACCAAAAGGGACAGAAGTGACGAAGTACACGCTACAACATGTCGACACGTCAAAAGGAACGGTTACCATCAGTTTTGATAAGGAATTCCTTGAAAAACTAGCAGAAGAATCCGAGTTTCAGGCAGATGTTTACGTGCAAATGAAACGAATCGCTGCAGGTGAAGTAGAAAATACCGTATTACATACTGTCAATGGCTACACCATCAGTTCAAACACGGTTAAAACAACTACTCCTGAACCAGAGCCACCAACTCCGACTCAAACAACCCCACCCCAACCACCTATTCCAACTCAAGAACCACCAGTTCCAGCAAGTGTCTTACCAAATACAGGGGAGAGTCAATCCCTCTTGGCGCTTGTCGGTGGAGGACTTCTTATAGGCCTAGCTCACGGACTTTCTAAACGCAAAATGGAGGACAAGTAA
- a CDS encoding Abortive infection protein AbiGII, whose product MKFSNANSFKAKIKNIAREKGIPAQQVQQNYLIEKILKLISESRYKDSFIVKGGFLIGQMIGLDKRTTMDLDVTLKGQPLSEENIQTIFKEIVSQPSEGFQFEVDMLEPIRQDDEYGGFTLKLKATFDTLREVVFIDITTGDRITPREITYQLQSVFSENKLEVWTYNLETVLAEKIETIIRRGAASTRPRDRYDLFTLYHLRKDEIDIPILKTALNNTAKKRESLDVLTNWESQLEEIRSSDYQKQLWSRYQKSFRYASEISFEESIEVVAIILNQLGVSSVC is encoded by the coding sequence GTGAAATTTTCAAATGCCAATAGTTTCAAAGCGAAAATTAAGAATATCGCAAGAGAAAAAGGGATACCTGCTCAACAAGTTCAGCAGAACTATTTGATTGAAAAAATCTTAAAACTCATCTCCGAAAGTCGGTATAAAGATTCTTTCATTGTGAAAGGTGGATTCCTTATCGGACAGATGATTGGCTTAGATAAACGAACAACTATGGATTTAGATGTTACTTTGAAAGGTCAACCTCTTAGCGAGGAAAATATTCAAACAATCTTCAAAGAAATTGTAAGTCAACCTTCCGAAGGTTTTCAATTTGAAGTTGATATGTTAGAGCCAATTCGACAAGATGATGAATATGGGGGCTTTACCCTCAAACTCAAGGCGACATTCGATACCCTACGTGAAGTTGTCTTTATTGATATAACAACAGGTGATCGGATAACGCCACGAGAAATTACTTATCAATTGCAGTCTGTTTTTTCAGAGAATAAACTAGAAGTTTGGACTTATAATTTAGAAACTGTTCTTGCTGAAAAAATAGAAACGATTATTCGTCGAGGAGCTGCTTCAACTAGACCTCGTGATCGCTATGACCTCTTCACATTATATCACCTTCGAAAAGATGAGATTGATATCCCAATATTGAAAACTGCTCTAAACAATACTGCTAAGAAAAGAGAAAGCTTAGATGTTTTGACAAATTGGGAAAGTCAACTAGAGGAAATCCGCAGCTCTGATTACCAGAAACAGCTTTGGTCTCGCTATCAAAAATCATTTAGGTATGCCAGTGAAATTAGTTTTGAGGAGTCGATAGAAGTGGTGGCAATTATTTTAAATCAATTAGGAGTTAGTAGTGTATGCTGA
- a CDS encoding Abortive infection protein AbiGI — protein MDLLEKPVYNYIKKNHGVITFRDIEELNFSYQQLNQLVSKGKVESIERGIYHLPDTYIDDFFSLQYRFPKGIYSLDTALWLHGLSLTVPFEPVMTFPFGTNTRLMKEAGVKPIVARNHHEIGIIKLERQAGQFISVYDMERTLVECLRTAYHVDVQVVAPAFQAYFKKGAVNYAKLYHYAQLFKVTEKLQSYVEVLS, from the coding sequence GTGGATTTGTTAGAGAAACCTGTCTATAATTACATAAAAAAAAATCATGGAGTTATAACTTTTCGTGATATAGAAGAGCTTAACTTTTCTTACCAACAACTGAATCAATTGGTCTCAAAAGGTAAAGTGGAATCAATTGAAAGAGGGATTTATCATCTGCCTGATACCTATATTGATGATTTCTTTAGTTTACAGTATCGTTTTCCAAAAGGAATTTATTCCTTAGACACAGCACTTTGGTTACATGGCCTTTCCCTTACTGTTCCATTTGAACCTGTAATGACTTTTCCTTTTGGGACGAACACGAGGCTAATGAAAGAAGCTGGTGTTAAGCCGATTGTTGCTAGAAATCATCATGAAATCGGTATTATAAAACTAGAGCGACAGGCTGGACAGTTTATCTCAGTATATGATATGGAACGAACTTTGGTAGAGTGTTTGAGAACAGCTTATCATGTTGATGTTCAAGTCGTTGCTCCAGCGTTTCAAGCTTACTTTAAAAAAGGAGCTGTGAATTATGCCAAGTTGTACCACTATGCACAACTATTTAAAGTCACTGAAAAGCTACAATCTTATGTGGAGGTCTTGTCGTGA